In Miscanthus floridulus cultivar M001 chromosome 8, ASM1932011v1, whole genome shotgun sequence, the sequence TTCGACAGGAATGTTATTATGTTAAGGAACCCTTGAAGGATGCTGCTAACCCAGCACAACAATTGTAGGCCCGAGCACCTCTGACAGGCTGTACAAATCTCCAATTTGGGGAGCCGGATTAGAAAACAAAATGGGTATAGCTTACTGCTTGCTGCTTACCCACCTGTGTGTTGTGCAGGGGCTGTCGTGCCACGGTTCCACATCATGAGTTGTCCTCCAGCACGGCTGGAACCATAGAGAACGGGAAGGAATCAGATGGGGTAGAGATGACGCCTGTACCTTGTTGAAGGATACCAGCCGGATGTGGAAATGAGAGAGAGGACTCAGGGCCGCCACCTCACCGAGGATGCCTACAAGCAAGGGGGCATGGGTAGAAGCAGATTATCAGCCTAGGACAGCAGATCCAGAGCGCGTGAGGAGGGGAGGGGACTCATGCATATAGCGGTGCTGGTAGACACCTCGATCTGCTCCTATCATGACAGGATCTGCGATTGTCGAGGCCGGATCTTAGACAAAATGCTCGTGGGAGGAGGAGATGGCTGCTCCATTTGGGACGCGACCGGAGATCAGGATGAGCCGATGAGGCCGAAGATCCTCGACGCCGATTGGGGGTGGAGGAAGGGGAACCCTGGGGAAGGGGCGGCGCTGTGAGACGGCTCAGAAATCACCTTGTAGACGGCGTCGAAGCCGCCCTGCCCGATCTTGAGCGCCAGCGAGAAGTTGTTGGTGGCGGTGAGGATCTCCTCGATGGAGAAGACGGAGCTCTGGAACGACGGCCGGTGCTCCCTGCCGTTGGCATGGCCACCGCCGCTGTACAGCCCGCGCACAGAGGTCTTCGTCCCGGCGTACCCCGGCACTACTGCCATGGACCACGACCATCAACATCATCACGCATGGCGGAGGGCACGGACTGGGGGGTGAGCTGACTTACCAGGCGACTTCTTAGCCCCGGCGTCACCCGCCAGCGCGGCGTCCCTGCTCCTCCGCTTCATGGACGCGGacgcggacgacgacgacgacgcggtgGAGACCGAGCTGAACCACACCCCGACGGAACAGAACAGGGACCtcaaggacgaggaggaggaggagctgcttctgCGGCGACGGCCTCCGCCACTGTCGGACAGCGGGCGCGACCACGCCGGGCTCCGCGGCCACCGCTCGTGCTCCGGCTTCCGCCtccccgaccccgaccccgacgacGACGGGGCCAGGCTCCCGCGTCGGTCTCCCCCGGCCATGCTCCGCGGCCCGCAGTGGTTGGTCGGCAGACGCGGTCGCGTGTCGCGCCGAGCTCTGCGGCCCGCGTAGGCGGCTCAGAAATGGAGATGGGGATGAGAACCAGAAATGAGGACGGGATGGGGCCAGGGTGCACACAAATCGACAAGTGATaagtgatgcatgcatgcaaagcgAGCACGGCCCCAGCAGCATGAATTAGGCACCGGCCATGCATGTCACCTGCTACTACCTCACCTGGCTGGCTGAGACGCGTTTCATATGAGCCGTGAAATCTCGATCTAACGCACTAAATTAAAAGAACTGACGTAGACATCCTAGAAGGCCGCCGATtcggcgtgccttcatatctttaatgCCTTCACTGATAGCACAGAAAGGATATATGTACAGACTAAAGACTGAACAAACTGTGCCTCACTATACAAGCTAACGAAACTTTGTCAACAAAGTGGGGATTCCCAGTTCCTTACATGAGCCCGCTCAAAAGTACCATCATTTCACGTTCAGTTTGCACGGAATCGAGCCCTGGAATTGATCCGGCCAGGAACGCTGCTGTATTTTATACACCCAAGCAGCACCAGGAACAGTTCCGGCCACGATTAAGCCTAACCGAACGGGCTGTAaaggaaaaaaaattatttttggaaTACGCATTTTCTTGCAGGAAATTTCTCATCAAAAAGAGAAAAAGGTAATTTGCTAAGAAATCTACACAGGTTTGCTTGACGCACGCGCGCTGCAGGTACAAGTTGGGGGCGGGCGTTAGAGGGAGGGAGGACCTTGAGGAAGCAAAGATGTGTGCGTCAAGGCATCGAGGAGATGCGCAGCGGATGGTTCTCCTGATCTCCTCCTCGTAACCGCCGGCCGCCATTCCTCCCCTCGCCCACCTCCACCGTGAAGCGCCGCGGCGGCGCTGCCTGCCTGGCCTGCGGCGCTCACTCACTGCCATAGTGCCATGGCCATGAAGCGAGCTCCAGTCGCGAGAGATTGCATTTGGgttggattggattggattggGCCACCACGCCGCAGCGCAGCGCAGCGCACCACGAATGCAGCAGCAGCCAGACCACCACTCCACCAGGGGGTTTTGGGTTGGGTGGGTTATCTGCTTCCTCTCTCCCGCTCGGCCTTGGCCGGTTTTCTGCtcggtgattttttttttctttgtgatGACATAATTATTCGTCGGAGGTGGTGTGTGCAAAGATCTTGGAAGAGGCAGCATccctcaacaaaaaaaaaaacttggaaGAGGCTGGCAGCAAACACTTTGGTACTTTATTTATTATATTAGTTCTAGCATTAATCCTCCAAACTGAAAATGTGCAGTGGTGTGGCATTTTTCCAAGCGCAAAATTTCACTAAAACAAAAATAAGTGTAGTAACAAGATGGcaaatactactactagtactagcgAGAGATTGAACGCACCTTGACCTCAGGCTCAGAGGGAAAGCTCGTCGTCGCCTGGATCTGCATGCATGCCTCAAAAGTCAAAATGGAGCGTGGGAGCTAGCAGCAACACCCTCCTTTGTTTATATACACACACATGACAAGGCCTGCATGGCCCACCATGGACATGCCATGTCTATCACATGGCGATAATAAATACTACAAAGTAAAAAAATGTGAACttctccctctattccaaatggTAAACGGTTTTTTAGACAGCTTTTGCTACGTAATTTAATATACATTTTATGTTTCTAGCTAAATGTTTGATGTTcgcaagaaaaagaaaagaaataaatgTTCGGTGGATCACTAAAACTCATATATGTAAGTTGTATGTACACTGACAGTAGATCCACCATATAATGGCTTGTCCCATGTGAAATTTAGAGGATTTTTAGCATGAACTCCAATCACTTACTTCCAGAGTGTGATTCTCTATTACCATTTGAACTTGGGTACGATGGAACTGCATACGATGATTATAGTATACTGTCTCTGTTCTTTTTTCTTAGGCACAGGGGTCAGTTTTACAGATATCAAGGAATTTCAGGGAGCAAGGTAGAGAGGGGATTAATCAAGCTCTGAGTTGAGCACTGTGCGCCGTATCCATGCATGATTTCCGTGCATGCAGACCTTCTTCTAGAACCATGCATTGGAGTAGGACTCATCTTTGCATGCCAAAAATGCTTCGGGTTTATTGAGAAATAGAATATTAAATGCTGACGGTTGCTCTTCAACTCCTACTATCCCACGCCTAAGGGTGTATTTAGTTGGGGAGAtaaaaatttttgggtgtcacatcggatatgtcggaaggatgtcgggaggagtttttagatactaataaaaaaaacaaattacagaatccatcaggAAACTACGAGACAAATCTAATggtactaattaatcggtcattagcacatgtgggttactgtagcacttacggcttttcatggactaattcgacttaaaagattcgtctcgcgattttaccgagaactgtgcaattagtttttttttccgtctacatttagtactccatgcatgtgtccaaacatgctcttttactgtagaaggcaaaaaaattttggaaactaaacacgccctaactTAGTCCATCTGtcccaaataaatcaattcctagaattCATCtcggtcaaacttttttaagttttactaactttataaaaaaaagtagcaacatctatgacataaaatgagcatgttatgaaaatatattctatgatacaTCTAATGATGCTTTTTAGCCATGGAACAGTACtttttctcacaacatttcagcataagcatcagcataagccaaatttcaacaTAAGCAAACAAGGTGACtagtttgatatcataaatcttaatgttttttttctacatatttgatcaaagtttaaaaagtttaaTTTAAAATAActctaggaatctatttattcagggactGAGTGAGTAACATCAAAACTGAAAAATCACTATACGTACagcttgagagagagagaagaggtaGTATACATCACCGATGGTGTTTGCATTGGTAGAGGTACCATCAAGAAACCGTGGCAAGCCAGAAGCCacaatgacgacgacgacgacgatgataataataataataataataataataataataataataataataataataataataataataacaacgaACACAatcatgatgatgataataataataacaacaacaacaacaacaacaacaacaacaacaacaacaacaacaacaacaacaaggaaAATGACACCCCAACAATAAACTTCGTACGTACTGTACTGGTAGTCAACGGCCAAACAATAATACTCCATGTATAAGAGTATTCGTTCCTCTAGATCGATCTATACATGGGTACGGAGGAGAGTCTAAACAGCACCCAAACAAGACTAAACATGCATCATATCGAGAGGAAATAAAATACT encodes:
- the LOC136475267 gene encoding uncharacterized protein isoform X2 produces the protein MAGGDRRGSLAPSSSGSGSGRRKPEHERWPRSPAWSRPLSDSGGGRRRRSSSSSSSSLRSLFCSVGVWFSSVSTASSSSSASASMKRRSRDAALAGDAGAKKSPVPGYAGTKTSVRGLYSGGGHANGREHRPSFQSSVFSIEEILTATNNFSLALKIGQGGFDAVYKILS
- the LOC136475267 gene encoding uncharacterized protein isoform X1 → MAGGDRRGSLAPSSSGSGSGRRKPEHERWPRSPAWSRPLSDSGGGRRRRSSSSSSSSLRSLFCSVGVWFSSVSTASSSSSASASMKRRSRDAALAGDAGAKKSPVPGYAGTKTSVRGLYSGGGHANGREHRPSFQSSVFSIEEILTATNNFSLALKIGQGGFDAVYKVISEPSHSAAPSPGFPFLHPQSASRIFGLIGSS